From a single Zygotorulaspora mrakii chromosome 2, complete sequence genomic region:
- a CDS encoding phosphoglycerate mutase (similar to Saccharomyces cerevisiae YOR283W; ancestral locus Anc_8.745), producing the protein MTKDIPYYCDNEDSNIIRLFVIRHGQTEHNVQKILQGHQDTDLNRTGIAQAAKLGDYLEKSNIKFDKVFSSDLKRCKQTIQKVLETSGQANISVEYCKGLRERCMGVIEGMHITDAEAYASKHGKGSFRDFGESPDDFLERLTSCLGKCIADSIAENSQVANLAVVSHGGAIRTLLRWLHYEEGNAHNIIVFNTSVTIIDYFRQTGEFVVRRVGNTQHLGDGEFVVSDLRLR; encoded by the coding sequence ATGACGAAGGATATTCCGTACTATTGCGACAACGAAGATTCAAACATTATAAGATTATTTGTTATTAGACATGGTCAAACGGAGCACAATGTGCAAAAGATTTTACAGGGGCACCAAGATACTGATTTAAACCGTACAGGTATTGCCCAGGCTGCAAAATTGGGCGATTATCTCGAAAAGAGTAACATCAAGTTCGATAAAGTGTTTAGCagtgatttgaaaagatgtAAGCAGACTATTCAGAAAGTTCTCGAAACATCAGGTCAGGCGAATATCTCAGTAGAGTATTGTAAAGGCCTCAGGGAACGTTGTATGGGGGTCATTGAAGGTATGCATATTACAGATGCTGAAGCTTATGCTTCAAAGCACGGTAAAGGCTCGTTTAGAGATTTTGGAGAAAGTCCCGATGACTTTTTAGAGAGACTCACCTCCTGTCTTGGAAAATGTATCGCAGACTCTATCGCTGAAAACAGTCAGGTCGCAAACCTAGCTGTTGTAAGCCATGGGGGCGCTATAAGAACTTTATTAAGATGGTTGCATTATGAAGAAGGAAATGCCCACAATATTATTGTGTTCAACACATCAGTAACAATTATAGATTATTTTAGACAGACTGGGGAGTTCGTCGTAAGACGGGTCGGCAACACCCAGCATTTAGGAGATGGTGAATTTGTAGTCAGCGATTTAAGGTTGCGGTAA
- the UBP8 gene encoding ubiquitin-specific protease UBP8 (similar to Saccharomyces cerevisiae UBP8 (YMR223W); ancestral locus Anc_8.742) — protein sequence MTGCRHIQQVFENEKSKEGVLKTCNAARYMLTHFSAKDKYLHAMTCSKCHEINRGTTFMCLQCGFCGCWNNSHFLTHSKKVGHVFGISSSNGLLFCFKCGDYIGDVELIMVSMLNKHWEDVSLKTVVPKMNQRDGLSGLLNMGSTCFMSSILQCLIRNPYFFQFSISHSHTKICPVQDMSSCISCALEQMVHQFYGSPYKHQEPYAGFIGLLTSSWKRNENLAGYSQQDAHEFWQFLLNQIHNDYLRCHNKENDKQHNDVLCECVAHLSFQGLLKSSIVCPACHNIFRTTFDPFMDLSLNIKDKSTLYNCLDSFHKEEQLHDFDYHCDICNTSEDAIKQLSVYKLPPVLVLQLKRSEHLLNGNSVKLDNFVEYPSYLNMKNYLDNEDTMRMTPDVIYELIGVVSHKGSASEGHYIAITKVSGGQWFKFNDSMVYSLTEKEALSEQAYLLFYAALQVN from the coding sequence ATGACTGGATGTCGGCATATTCAACAAGTAtttgagaatgaaaaatcaaaggaaGGTGTTTTAAAGACATGCAATGCAGCAAGATATATGTTAACTCATTTTTCAGCTAAGGATAAATACTTACATGCGATGACATGTTCAAAATGCCATGAGATTAATCGCGGAACAACGTTCATGTGTCTTCAATGTGGATTTTGCGGGTGCTGGAATAACTCACATTTTCTCACCCATAGTAAGAAGGTTGGGCATGTTTTTGGGATAAGTTCCAGTAATGGATTGCTTTTCTGTTTCAAATGTGGAGATTATATCGGAGATGTTGAACTAATAATGGTTTCAATGCTCAATAAGCATTGGGAAGACGTATCTTTAAAGACTGTGGTACCAAAGATGAACCAAAGAGATGGTCTGAGTGGCTTATTGAATATGGGATCTACGTGTTTCATGAGCAGTATTTTGCAGTGTTTGATTCGAAATCCTTAtttctttcagttttctATAAGTCATTCACATACTAAAATCTGTCCTGTTCAAGATATGTCCTCATGTATATCCTGCGCGTTGGAGCAAATGGTACATCAGTTTTATGGTTCCCCTTACAAACACCAGGAACCATATGCCGGCTTCATTGGCTTACTCACATCTTCgtggaaaagaaatgaaaatcttGCAGGCTATTCACAACAGGATGCACATGAATTTTGGCAATTTTTATTGAATCAAATACATAATGATTATTTGAGATGTCacaacaaagaaaatgacaagCAGCATAATGACGTCTTATGCGAGTGCGTTGCTCATCTATCCTTTCAAGGGCTTCTTAAGAGCTCTATAGTTTGCCCAGCTTGTCATAACATCTTTAGAACAACTTTCGATCCTTTCATGGATTTGTCCTTAAACATCAAAGATAAATCCACTCTTTACAACTGTCTGGACAGCTTTCATAAAGAAGAGCAATTGCATGATTTTGACTACCACTGCGATATATGTAATACATCAGAGGATGCTATCAAACAACTAAGCGTTTACAAATTGCCTCCTGTTCTGGTTTTACAGTTAAAGAGATCAGAACATCTTTTAAATGGGAATAGCGTCAAGCTGGATAACTTCGTAGAATACCCCTCATATTTgaacatgaaaaattacCTTGATAACGAAGACACCATGAGAATGACCCCAGACGTCATCTATGAATTGATAGGTGTTGTCTCTCATAAGGGCAGCGCCAGCGAAGGTCATTATATAGCAATTACCAAAGTATCAGGTGGCCAATGGTTTAAGTTCAATGATTCGATGGTTTACTCGCTGACTGAAAAGGAAGCATTAAGCGAGCAAGCATACTTACTCTTTTATGCGGCCTTGCAAGTCAATTAG
- the MRPL44 gene encoding mitochondrial 54S ribosomal protein mL53 (similar to Saccharomyces cerevisiae MRPL44 (YMR225C); ancestral locus Anc_8.749), whose product MITKFFAKVVVRFNPFGTEAKTARLLLSAIPPAQRIQGAQIQNEVLTSDSVKVPTVKITFKDKTEMEVDPRTTSFQEISNIFDRHSRKLSLKESIENS is encoded by the exons ATGATAACGAAATTTTTCGCAAAAGTGGTGGTGAGATTCAACCCATTTGGAACAGAGG CGAAAACCGCAAGACTGCTTCTAAGTGCCATACCACCAGCACAAAGAATACAGGGTGCACAAATTCAGAATGAAGTTTTAACGAGTGATTCCGTAAAGGTACCAACTGTCAAGATTACTTTCAAGGACAAAACTGAGATGGAAGTTGACCCTAGGACTACTTCATTCCAAGAAATATCCAACATATTTGATCGTCATTCTAGAAAGCTGAGCTTAAAAGAGAGTATTGAAAACAGCTGA
- the FSH2 gene encoding putative serine hydrolase (similar to Saccharomyces cerevisiae FSH2 (YMR222C); ancestral locus Anc_8.741), with product MARKILALHGLAQSGEYFCSKTKGLRNELEKLDYEVIYATAPNTYSPADIPDDLGDVITSDSAKNVLAWIEDDLQNSTYFLPKATLDYLHDFVIGHGPFEGVLGFSQGAGVAGYLLTDFNGLLNLTEDQQPPLKFFMVFSGFRFAPECYQEQYDKNPISIPSLHVQGELDTITEPYKVEALYNSCKPDTRTFLKHSGGHYVPNSRGFAKKVTEWLNTIN from the coding sequence ATGGCCAGAAAGATATTAGCTCTTCATGGTTTGGCGCAATCTGGtgaatatttttgttcaaaaacCAAGGGATTAAGGAATGAACTTGAGAAGTTAGACTATGAGGTAATTTATGCGACAGCTCCTAATACTTACTCTCCTGCAGACATCCCAGATGATCTTGGTGATGTTATCACTTCTGACAGTGCTAAAAATGTTTTGGCATGgattgaagatgatcttcaaaatagtACATACTTTCTTCCTAAAGCGACATTGGATTATTTGCACGACTTCGTAATTGGACATGGACCATTTGAAGGCGTTCTTGGGTTTAGTCAAGGCGCGGGAGTAGCAGGTTATTTATTGACCGATTTTAATGGTCTTTTGAACCTGACGGAGGATCAGCAGCCTCCATTAAAGTTTTTTATGGTATTTAGTGGATTCAGGTTTGCGCCTGAATGCTATCAGGAGCAATACGATAAGAATCCAATTTCCATTCCATCCTTACACGTCCAAGGTGAATTGGACACTATAACAGAGCCTTATAAAGTTGAAGCGCTGTACAATTCATGTAAACCAGATACAAGGACCTTTCTAAAGCACTCTGGTGGTCATTACGTACCCAATTCCAGAGGGTTTGCTAAGAAAGTCACAGAATGGTTAAACACTATTAACTAA
- the RDL2 gene encoding thiosulfate sulfurtransferase RDL2 (similar to Saccharomyces cerevisiae YOR286W; ancestral locus Anc_8.747) — translation MLRLHCVRRICPSQVFLRTLSSNNPKVYSFDDVRKMVEHTPKSTVLVDVREPRELESYEMPNAINIPLQSAPGALSLNNNEFEELFHFPKPPKDKELVFFCLKGIRAKAAEELARSYGYEKTAVYPGSISEWLAKGGEKVKPKNEP, via the coding sequence atgCTGAGATTACATTGCGTGCGCAGAATATGTCCCTCACAGGTATTCTTGAGGACTTTATCTTCAAACAATCCTAAAGTATATTCTTTCGACGATGTCAGAAAGATGGTGGAACATACACCAAAATCAACAGTACTAGTTGATGTTAGGGAGCCAAGAGAACTGGAAAGTTATGAAATGCCCAATGCCATCAATATTCCGCTGCAAAGTGCGCCCGGCGCATTATCTCTGAATAataatgaatttgaagaattatttCATTTCCCCAAGCCTCCTAAGGATAAGGAACTTGTATTCTTCTGCTTAAAGGGAATTAGAGCAAAAGCTGCAGAGGAATTAGCAAGGTCTTACGGCTATGAAAAAACTGCCGTGTATCCTGGTTCGATAAGTGAATGGCTTGCAAAAGGTGGTGAAAAGGTTaagccaaaaaatgagccctga
- the MRE11 gene encoding MRX complex nuclease subunit (similar to Saccharomyces cerevisiae MRE11 (YMR224C); ancestral locus Anc_8.744) has translation MDYPDENTIRILITTDNHVGYNENEPITGNDSWKTFQEIMMIAKNNKVDMIIQGGDLFHVNNPTKKSLYQVMKSLRLACMGDKPCELELLSDPSKVFHYNEFTNVNYEDPNFNISIPMFAIAGNHDDATGDSFLCPMDILQVGGLVNHFGKVMETDNIKVVPLLFQKGDTKLALYGMASVRDERLFRTFKDGNVTFEVPAMREGEWFNIMCVHQNHTGHSNTAFLPEQFLPDFLDIVIWGHEHECVPHLVHNPTKNFDVLQAGSSVATSLCEAEAQPKNVFILELKYNLQPKLIPVPLNSVRTFVMRSVALRDVPHLRPHDKEGITRHLVEQVEEMISEANEQTKEKIADEYSNVNDNDIDPQIPLPLIRLRVDYSGPLHDLASIDYQVENPRRVSNKFVGRVANSNNVIQFFKSKKRHLTTTKRNKRTASSDKDIETLIDEAGGELEVQTLVNDLLAKMQLSLLPEVGMNEAVKKFVEKDEKLALKDFIDREIDNEVDILFSNKDFLQTNNPEHIKSLIKQVKRSNNSVPFTPQQTAAAEDLLSANIDAESSNSEEHESNEDIVLSHEDGLGKKPARGNTESTRKKKPQPETSSIILLEEADEANNIDERVFSEEDEDMTARRNTQNKTKASRAISTSSTKRISGSKAKSSRTPKTDILSSLLARKRR, from the coding sequence ATGGATTATCCTGATGAAAACACGATAAGGATCCTAATAACAACAGATAATCATGTTGGATATAATGAGAATGAACCTATTACAGGTAATGATTCCTGGAAGACGTTCCAAgaaataatgatgatagCCAAAAATAATAAGGTGGATATGATAATACAAGGCGGTGATCTGTTTCATGTTAACAatccaacaaaaaaatctttataCCAAGTTATGAAATCTTTGAGATTAGCTTGTATGGGAGACAAGCCGTGTGAACTGGAATTATTGAGTGATCCCTCTAAGGTGTTTCATTATAATGAGTTCACGAACGTTAATTACGAAGatccaaatttcaatatctcAATACCAATGTTTGCAATTGCAGGCAACCACGATGATGCTACAGGAGATAGCTTTTTGTGTCCAATGGACATTTTACAAGTCGGTGGTCTCGTGAATCACTTTGGTAAAGTGATGGAAACCGATAACATAAAGGTAGTACCtttactttttcaaaagggTGACACCAAATTGGCTCTGTATGGTATGGCCTCTGTGAGAGATGAGCGTCTCTTCCGTACATTTAAGGATGGGAATGTGACTTTTGAAGTGCCTGCAATGCGTGAAGGAGAATGGTTTAATATAATGTGCGTGCATCAAAATCATACGGGGCATAGCAATACCGCGTTTCTACCGGAACAATTTTTACCcgattttcttgatattgtGATATGGGGACATGAACATGAATGTGTGCCACATCTGGTACACAATCCCACCAAAAACTTTGATGTGCTACAAGCAGGTTCTTCCGTTGCAACGTCATTATGTGAGGCGGAAGCCCAACCAAAAAACGTTTTCATTCTCGAACTTAAATACAATTTGCAGCCGAAATTGATTCCCGTACCGCTGAATAGTGTACGAACCTTTGTGATGAGATCAGTTGCTCTACGAGACGTTCCGCATTTGCGACCACATGACAAGGAAGGAATAACTAGACATTTGGTAGAGCAGGTAGAAGAAATGATCTCCGAAGCCAACGAGCAGACCAAGGAAAAGATTGCTGATGAATATAGTAATGTCAATGATAACGATATAGATCCTCAAATACCGTTGCCTCTGATAAGACTTCGAGTTGATTATAGCGGTCCCCTTCACGACCTGGCTTCAATTGATTACCAAGTTGAAAATCCTCGCAGAGTAAGTAACAAATTTGTGGGAAGGGTTGCAAATAGCAACAACGTAATTcagttcttcaaaagtaaGAAAAGGCATCTAACAACAACTAAGAGAAATAAGAGAACAGCTAGCAGTGATAAAGACATCGAGACACTAATTGATGAAGCGGGGGGAGAGTTGGAAGTACAGACCTTAGTGAACGATTTACTAGCTAAGATGCAACTATCTTTATTACCTGAAGTCGGAATGAATGAAGCTGTAAAGAAATTTGTCgagaaagatgaaaagttggCTCTCAAAGACTTCATTGATCGTGAAATAGATAATGAAGTGGATATACTATTCTCCAACAAGGACTTTTTACAAACGAACAACCCTGAACACATCAAGTCCCTGATAAAGCAGGTCAAAAGGTCGAATAACAGTGTCCCTTTTACACCTCAACAAACAGCAGCTGCTGAAGACCTGCTGTCTGCAAATATTGATGCGGAAAGTAGTAACTCTGAAGAACATGAAAGCAATGAGGACATCGTTCTGTCTCACGAAGACGGATTAGGGAAAAAGCCTGCTAGAGGTAATACGGAATCAACgaggaaaaagaagccGCAACCAGAAACATCATCAATTATTCTGTTAGAGGAGGCTGATGAGGCTAACAATATTGATGAGAGAGTATTtagtgaagaagatgaagacATGACTGCAAGAAGAAACAcacaaaacaaaacaaaagctTCTAGAGCGATTAGCACTTCTTCTACCAAAAGGATATCTGGTAGTAAGGCAAAATCTTCGCGTACCCCAAAGACTGACATCTTGAGCAGTCTTCTGGcgagaaagagaagataA
- the RDL1 gene encoding thiosulfate sulfurtransferase RDL1 (similar to Saccharomyces cerevisiae YOR285W; ancestral locus Anc_8.746) — translation MWKTIVDAWNGNNEEEHNYGTTKVFDFEGMKNLIKRKDPSIVLVDVREPAECEVVKIPGSINVPFRSHPQGFSLGDGEFLSTFGIPKPTKDKELVFYCASGRRAASAESVAEKSGYTHTALYPGSINDWVARGGDKAYF, via the coding sequence ATGTGGAAGACAATTGTTGATGCGTGGAACGGCAATAATGAGGAGGAGCATAATTATGGTACtacaaaagtttttgatttcgaaGGCATGAAGAATCTCATCAAGAGAAAGGATCCTTCCATTGTTCTGGTTGATGTTAGAGAGCCAGCAGAATGCGAAGTAGTCAAAATTCCAGGATCAATCAATGTGCCATTCAGGTCGCATCCACAAGGCTTTAGCTTGGGTGACGGTGAGTTTTTGAGCACTTTTGGGATCCCAAAGCCCACCAAGGACAAAGAACTTGTATTTTATTGCGCATCTGGTAGAAGAGCAGCGAGCGCGGAAAGCGTTGCTGAAAAGAGCGGTTATACCCATACTGCCTTATATCCTGGCTCCATCAATGACTGGGTTGCCAGGGGAGGCGATAAAGCATACTTCTAA
- the MPD1 gene encoding protein disulfide isomerase MPD1 (similar to Saccharomyces cerevisiae MPD1 (YOR288C); ancestral locus Anc_8.750) gives MLVLRWILFVVCQILPVVWCQNFYDNDPNIIELTPRNFDKVIHRTNYTSVVEFYAPWCGHCKQLKNTMKKVAKSLDGVVQVATVNCDLAKNKQLCAQHKIEGFPTILIFRPPKIDITTSKPQHLPRTHAFEVYMGKRKLAAIADFALSRMKSYVKKLFGLTKLESVLKSSPRKKILLFSSRGDVSPTFKSIALDWLFEFDCFTVQNEKLAPLTDSVELQDSFPEIYKSLQSLIPTQRKSKTSMLVVIDPNDDKMYVYEGESVSKTEIAKFLYEEFEVKPREGPLSERANYLEALKKGDKKKTRAEGKPKSAKKIVNDEL, from the coding sequence ATGCTGGTTCTTCGCTGGATTCTCTTCGTTGTCTGTCAAATATTGCCTGTTGTATGGTGCCAAAACTTTTATGATAATGATCCCAACATCATTGAATTAACGCCTAGGAATTTTGACAAGGTGATTCACAGAACCAACTATACATCCGTTGTTGAGTTCTATGCGCCATGGTGTGGCCACTGTAAGCAGCTGAAAAATACGATGAAAAAAGTCGCAAAGAGTTTGGATGGGGTTGTGCAAGTTGCAACTGTCAATTGTGATTTGGCAAAGAATAAGCAGCTATGTGCGCAACATAAGATTGAAGGTTTCCCTACAATACTTATCTTCAGGCCCCCAAAGATTGATATTACTACATCTAAACCTCAACATTTGCCAAGAACACATGCTTTTGAAGTTTATATGGGCAAGCGAAAATTGGCAGCGATTGCTGATTTTGCATTGTCTAGAATGAAAAGCTATGTGAAAAAACTATTTGGGCTTACAAAACTTGAATCTGTTCTTAAAAGTTCtccaagaaagaaaattcTCTTGTTTTCAAGCAGGGGAGATGTATCGCCAACTTTCAAGAGCATTGCATTAGATTGGCTCTTCGAGTTTGACTGTTTTACTGTTCAAAACGAAAAGTTGGCCCCACTTACAGACTCTGTGGAACTCCAAGACTCTTTTCCAGAAATTTATAAGTCTCTCCAGTCATTAATTCCTACTCAAAGGAAGAGCAAGACGAGTATGCTTGTTGTTATCGACCctaatgatgataaaatgTACGTCTACGAAGGCGAATCTGtttcaaaaactgaaataGCTAAGTTCCTGTACgaagaatttgaagtaAAGCCAAGAGAAGGTCCTCTAAGTGAGCGTGCTAACTACCTGGAGGCTCTGAAGAAGGGCGACAAGAAGAAGACTCGCGCAGAAGGGAAGCCAAAGTCTGCTAAGAAAATAGTGAATGATGAATTGTAA
- the PLP2 gene encoding Plp2p (similar to Saccharomyces cerevisiae PLP2 (YOR281C); ancestral locus Anc_8.743): MQNEPMFQVQVDESEDTEWNDILRDKGVIPQRPPSPSEQLEEALEEALAKQHENRLEDKALSDLEDLEDEEDEDFLELYKRKRLAEIAKMQEKSKFGDVIEINKPEYHKEITLASIGDTKGKGLASLSIESDSEEDEKKRGSNETTGVYVFVHLSLESKLQSRILANIFRKLSPRFREIKFVEIKATRAIENYPESNCPTLLVYYKGDVVKNMITLLELGGNDTKLKDFEELMVRVGAVSEKDERLIINQDDEDARESKRLNLAKGGIRSGISGKFNQGIGAEDDDDFFD; the protein is encoded by the coding sequence ATGCAGAACGAACCTATGTTTCAAGTCCAAGTGGACGAGTCCGAGGACACGGAGTGGAATGACATTTTGAGAGATAAAGGTGTTATTCCTCAAAGGCCACCTTCACCCTCAGAACAATTGGAGGAAGCATTGGAGGAAGCATTGGCAAAGCAGCATGAGAATAGACTTGAGGATAAAGCCCTTTCGGACCTTGAAGAtttagaagatgaagaagacgaagatttcttggaattgtacaagagaaaaaggctAGCagaaattgcaaaaatgcAGGAAAAATCGAAATTTGGCGATGTTATCGAAATAAATAAACCCGAGTATCATAAGGAGATTACATTGGCTAGTATAGGTGATACTAAAGGGAAAGGACTAGCTTCTCTGAGTATTGAATCGGAcagtgaagaagatgaaaaaaagcGAGGTTCTAATGAAACCACGGGTGTATACGTCTTTGTGCACCTCAGTTTAGAAAGCAAATTGCAAAGTAGAATTTTGGCTAACATCTTTAGAAAGCTATCACCAAGGTTTCGCGAAATAAAATTTGTAGAAATAAAAGCTACTCGAGCTATAGAAAATTATCCAGAATCAAATTGTCCAACCTTACTAGTATATTACAAAGGAGATGTTGTCAAGAATATGATAACTTTGTTGGAGCTCGGGGGTAATGATACTAAattaaaagattttgaagaacttATGGTTCGTGTCGGAGCTGTTTCCGAAAAGGACGAAAGACTGATAATAAATcaagatgatgaggatgCACGAGAATCCAAAAGATTGAACCTTGCCAAGGGAGGCATCAGATCTGGAATTTCGGGCAAATTCAATCAAGGAATTGGTGCTGAGGATGacgatgatttttttgattaa
- the RRP36 gene encoding rRNA-processing protein RRP36 (similar to Saccharomyces cerevisiae YOR287C; ancestral locus Anc_8.748): MSYFFKSIQPGYESASDEEHFEEIIKRRASKVDNNANDSSDDELKTLTFGSLKKADTMLLESEKDERKKSIPQKDYKEKSFEPNSEESESESNSDEGDFFEDDQIRNSSSKRSTKKGKHAPKEHSSKKRVPKIRDIPGLDIPKNRNSNLYQDIRFDKSTGEPQNDVATRKNYKFLDEYRSKEIKELESLLKDKKFLSKVSTFEVQEMNEQLKSMKSKLQTLQNKELERQIIQDYERDINKDNKNKFHLKKNDRRKVIQKWKFDHMKSQQREKVMERKRKKRLGKEFKQFEFHKTR; this comes from the coding sequence ATGTCTTACTTCTTCAAGAGCATTCAGCCTGGCTATGAATCTGCCTCAGATGAGGAACATTTCGAAGagataataaaaagaagagcTAGCAAAGTGGACAATAACGCTAACGATTCTAGCGACGATGAGCTAAAAACTTTAACATTTGGTTCGCTGAAAAAAGCTGATACCATGTTATTAGAGAGTGAAAAAGACGAGAGGAAAAAGAGTATACCTCAAAAGGATTATAAGGAAAAATCCTTCGAGCCAAATAGTGAGGAATCGGAATCAGAATCCAATTCTGATGAAGGAGACTTTTTCGAAGACGATCAAATTAGAAACAGTTCTAGTAAAAGAAGCACAAAGAAGGGTAAACATGCTCCTAAGGAACACTCGTCCAAAAAGCGTGTTCCAAAGATCAGAGATATTCCGGGTCTTGATATCCCAAAGAATAGAAACTCAAATCTATATCAGGATATTAGATTTGATAAATCCACAGGCGAACCCCAAAATGATGTAGCAACGAGGAAGAATTACAAGTTTTTAGATGAATACAGGAgcaaagaaatcaaagaattaGAATCATTATTAAAAGACAAAAAGTTCTTATCTAAAGTTTCGACATTTGAAGTACAAGAAATGAACGAACAGCTGAAAAGTATGAAATCTAAGTTACAGACATTACAAAATAAGGAGCTGGAGCGCCAAATTATTCAAGATTATGAAAGGGATATTAATAAAGATAACAAGAATAAATTTCACCTAAAGAAAAACGATAGAAGGAAAGTTATTCAGAAATGGAAGTTTGACCACATGAAATCTCAACAACGTGAGAAAGTCATggaaaggaaaagaaagaagagattgGGTAAAGAATTTAAGcaatttgaatttcataAGACTAGGTAG